The following are encoded in a window of Limibacter armeniacum genomic DNA:
- a CDS encoding Ldh family oxidoreductase — protein MFSREFLENFCRDVFLGMGCSEQDAQTAATVLVSADTRGIDSHGVARLIGYVRLWEAGRINPKPNIRIVHETPSTAVIDGDAGLGLVVGPKTMQIIMEKAENVGTGWASVKNSNHFGIAGYHAMMGLQKDMIGIAMTNASPLVAPTFSKERMLGTNPIAVAIPANEQPAFVADFATTTAANGKLEILQRKEQDAPLGWVQDQDGNATTDANALKSGGALLPLGSDRVHSSHKGYNLGSIVDILSAVLSGANYGPWAPPFVSFLPLHPEPVGEGLGHFFGAMRVDAFRPADEFKSHMDNWITRFRESESIEGEGPVLIPGDPEREMEAIRNKEGIPLLEPVINDLRQVAEKFKLNF, from the coding sequence ATGTTCTCACGAGAATTTTTAGAAAATTTTTGCCGAGATGTCTTTTTGGGAATGGGTTGTTCAGAACAAGATGCACAAACTGCTGCAACTGTTTTGGTATCAGCAGATACCCGTGGCATTGATTCCCATGGCGTTGCCAGACTGATCGGCTATGTTAGGCTTTGGGAAGCTGGGAGAATCAACCCCAAACCTAACATCCGCATTGTCCATGAGACACCCAGTACAGCTGTCATAGACGGTGATGCAGGCCTTGGACTGGTGGTAGGCCCCAAGACAATGCAAATCATTATGGAGAAGGCTGAAAATGTGGGGACAGGCTGGGCTTCAGTCAAAAACTCCAACCATTTTGGTATCGCAGGTTACCACGCCATGATGGGATTACAAAAGGACATGATTGGTATCGCCATGACAAATGCCAGTCCACTTGTAGCTCCTACTTTTTCAAAAGAACGTATGTTGGGTACCAACCCAATAGCTGTTGCAATCCCTGCCAATGAACAGCCTGCTTTTGTAGCTGACTTTGCAACAACAACGGCAGCTAACGGCAAACTTGAAATACTTCAACGCAAAGAGCAAGATGCTCCATTAGGCTGGGTGCAAGACCAAGATGGCAACGCAACTACAGATGCCAATGCATTGAAAAGTGGCGGTGCTTTGTTACCACTAGGTAGTGACCGAGTTCACAGTAGCCATAAAGGGTATAACTTGGGATCCATTGTCGATATCTTATCAGCTGTTCTTTCAGGTGCCAACTATGGCCCTTGGGCTCCTCCATTTGTAAGTTTTCTTCCATTGCACCCTGAGCCTGTTGGTGAAGGTCTTGGTCATTTCTTTGGAGCAATGAGAGTGGACGCATTCAGGCCTGCTGATGAATTCAAAAGCCATATGGACAATTGGATCACACGTTTCCGAGAAAGTGAATCGATAGAAGGCGAAGGACCTGTACTGATTCCGGGAGATCCAGAAAGAGAAATGGAAGCTATCCGTAACAAGGAAGGTATCCCACTATTGGAGCCTGTAATCAATGATTTAAGACAAGTTGCAGAGAAATTTAAACTGAACTTTTAA
- a CDS encoding OmpP1/FadL family transporter: MQIRKLLLCLAALLCCQVSFANGYQVMLQGNRQSGMGNVGVGFMPSAGSIWFNPGAMSFLDRNVISIGIQPVFSNITYRALESNAFTHSESPAGTPFHLYGAWKINDKLSAGLAVVTPYGSTIVYPDDWSGKMALQEISLQAIYIQPTLSYKIHDKVSVGVGFDVVYGGVNLQRVASEAFSNDINVELDGSTVSYGFNAGIYAQPSEKFSIGMTYRSKVNMALEEGSAMFTNIPSVASALFPANGETKFDAELPLPSVAAIGVGFYPNEKLSIGFDVNYVQWSAYQELKFKFYDPLPGMEQEGDRYVSASERKYQDSWMFNLGVEYHLNDKVDLRAGTYFDMSPVKDGYLTPETPDANALGLTAGASYKITDKFVVDASILFVDKAQRENIAVRDSNGNVVTGGVDGVYKARGIVPGISLNYLF, from the coding sequence ATGCAAATAAGAAAATTACTACTTTGCTTGGCGGCTTTGCTATGCTGTCAGGTTTCATTTGCCAATGGCTATCAAGTAATGTTACAAGGTAACAGGCAGTCAGGTATGGGTAATGTAGGGGTTGGTTTTATGCCAAGTGCCGGAAGCATATGGTTCAACCCAGGAGCCATGTCTTTTCTGGACCGCAATGTAATATCCATAGGTATACAACCTGTATTCTCTAACATTACGTATAGGGCACTTGAAAGTAATGCTTTTACTCACTCAGAATCGCCAGCAGGTACTCCATTTCACCTTTATGGAGCATGGAAAATCAATGATAAATTGTCAGCAGGACTTGCAGTTGTAACACCTTATGGTTCTACAATTGTATATCCGGATGACTGGAGTGGAAAAATGGCTTTGCAGGAAATCTCATTGCAGGCTATCTACATCCAACCAACACTTTCTTACAAAATACATGACAAGGTATCAGTAGGTGTAGGTTTTGATGTTGTATATGGAGGTGTTAACCTTCAGCGAGTAGCATCAGAGGCTTTTAGTAATGATATCAACGTTGAGTTGGATGGGTCCACAGTTTCTTATGGATTCAATGCAGGTATTTATGCACAGCCATCAGAGAAGTTTTCAATTGGTATGACTTACCGCTCAAAAGTAAATATGGCACTGGAAGAAGGATCAGCCATGTTTACAAATATCCCATCTGTAGCTTCAGCGCTTTTCCCTGCAAATGGCGAAACCAAATTTGATGCAGAGCTTCCTTTGCCATCTGTAGCAGCTATTGGTGTTGGTTTTTATCCAAACGAGAAGTTGTCAATCGGATTTGATGTAAACTATGTACAATGGAGTGCTTACCAAGAACTGAAGTTCAAGTTCTACGATCCACTGCCAGGTATGGAGCAGGAGGGAGACCGTTATGTTTCGGCATCAGAAAGAAAATACCAAGACTCTTGGATGTTCAATTTGGGTGTTGAATATCACTTAAATGATAAGGTTGACTTAAGAGCAGGTACTTACTTTGACATGAGTCCAGTTAAGGATGGTTACCTAACACCAGAAACACCAGATGCAAATGCGCTAGGTCTTACTGCTGGTGCAAGCTACAAGATTACTGACAAGTTTGTAGTAGATGCAAGTATTCTGTTTGTGGACAAAGCACAACGTGAAAACATTGCAGTTAGAGACTCAAACGGGAATGTCGTAACAGGTGGTGTTGACGGTGTGTACAAGGCAAGAGGTATTGTACCAGGTATTTCTTTGAACTACTTGTTCTAA
- a CDS encoding D-glycero-alpha-D-manno-heptose-1,7-bisphosphate 7-phosphatase, translating to MKNKCIFLDRDGVLNKDYVDYAYTLDKFEVLPNVPEAINMLKEAGYVIVIITNQSGIAKGIYKKEDVYICHEELQRVCNNQIDDMFYAPYHESVTASLTRKPNTLMFEKAIAKYNIDIEQSWMVGDKERDLIPAKNIGISKRIQVDNDPVEGSVYTHFAKDLMDAVNIILKEA from the coding sequence ATGAAAAATAAATGCATATTTCTTGACAGAGACGGTGTACTGAACAAGGATTACGTAGATTACGCTTATACATTGGATAAGTTTGAAGTACTGCCGAATGTACCAGAAGCAATCAATATGCTAAAGGAAGCAGGTTACGTTATCGTGATCATCACCAACCAGTCAGGAATAGCGAAGGGTATTTACAAAAAAGAGGATGTTTATATCTGTCATGAAGAACTTCAGCGTGTCTGTAACAATCAGATTGACGATATGTTCTATGCTCCTTATCATGAGAGTGTGACAGCATCACTGACGAGAAAGCCCAATACACTGATGTTTGAAAAAGCAATCGCCAAATACAACATTGATATTGAACAGTCATGGATGGTAGGTGATAAGGAACGCGACTTGATTCCAGCTAAGAATATTGGTATTTCTAAAAGGATTCAAGTAGACAATGATCCAGTTGAAGGGTCTGTTTATACGCACTTTGCCAAAGACTTGATGGATGCAGTAAACATTATTTTGAAAGAAGCTTAA
- a CDS encoding GDSL-type esterase/lipase family protein, with protein MIKDLIYKYKNRTGKLPKRIKVLPFALILCAAGIPSINPLNNHEDSAVKLQKDYDFIRRDINYFQTFGQNNVLTHFLTQLRLLEVQKDRKVHVLHLGDSHIQADFFSGRIRELLYKDNRFPMSSRGFVFPYRAAHTNNPLNYRNSYTGKWTGKRSSMSSHSSRWGAAGISASTFSTSSTLKFDPNVDVLMPYDIKHVKVFYPNQDPAQFDVKVRPTEGNLIVKQDKGDGVIEFTLDKPQKDITLTLEKKNQSQKRFVMQGVLLESDQPGLTYSAAGVNGAMAKSFARCADFAKQVEMLKPDLVVVSLGTNDAFIKPFNVYDFKKYYTSMLKEIKAAAPNASILLTTPGDSYRYSKYLNHDNEEARLAIGEMAREYGAAVWDFYTVMGGLNAMDYWLKNDLASKDRIHLSQKGYEYQGELFYRALDKAYNTFADTVTIGTLSRFDGTSSQ; from the coding sequence ATGATCAAAGACCTTATATACAAGTACAAAAACAGAACAGGTAAACTGCCTAAAAGAATCAAGGTACTTCCTTTTGCACTGATATTGTGTGCTGCGGGTATTCCATCTATCAACCCATTGAATAATCATGAAGATTCGGCTGTAAAGCTGCAAAAGGATTATGATTTTATTCGAAGGGATATCAACTACTTCCAGACGTTTGGTCAAAATAATGTGCTGACACATTTTTTGACTCAGCTAAGACTGTTGGAAGTACAGAAAGACAGGAAGGTACATGTACTTCACTTGGGTGATTCCCACATCCAAGCCGATTTTTTCTCTGGCAGAATTAGAGAACTTCTGTACAAAGATAACCGCTTTCCTATGAGTAGCCGTGGTTTTGTATTTCCTTACAGGGCAGCACATACCAACAACCCTTTAAACTATAGGAACTCCTATACAGGAAAATGGACCGGAAAGAGAAGTTCTATGAGCAGTCATTCAAGCAGGTGGGGAGCCGCAGGCATTTCAGCCAGTACTTTTAGTACATCCTCAACGTTGAAATTCGATCCGAATGTAGATGTACTGATGCCATATGATATAAAGCATGTCAAGGTGTTTTATCCTAATCAGGATCCTGCACAGTTTGATGTAAAAGTGCGCCCGACGGAAGGTAACTTGATCGTTAAGCAGGATAAAGGTGATGGAGTAATAGAGTTTACATTAGATAAACCACAAAAAGATATTACCCTGACACTGGAGAAGAAAAACCAAAGCCAGAAACGCTTTGTCATGCAGGGAGTACTTTTAGAAAGTGACCAACCAGGACTTACATATAGTGCAGCAGGTGTGAATGGAGCGATGGCAAAATCTTTTGCCCGTTGTGCAGACTTTGCTAAACAGGTAGAAATGCTGAAGCCTGATTTGGTTGTGGTTTCTTTAGGGACCAATGATGCTTTTATCAAGCCATTTAATGTGTATGACTTTAAGAAGTACTATACAAGTATGCTCAAGGAGATAAAGGCAGCAGCACCTAATGCATCGATCTTGTTGACTACTCCTGGTGATAGCTATCGATACAGCAAATACCTGAACCATGATAATGAAGAAGCCAGACTAGCGATAGGAGAAATGGCTAGAGAATATGGAGCTGCTGTTTGGGATTTCTATACTGTGATGGGTGGCTTGAATGCAATGGATTATTGGCTAAAGAACGATTTGGCCTCAAAAGATAGGATTCACCTTTCTCAGAAGGGATACGAATACCAAGGTGAACTATTTTATAGAGCCTTAGATAAGGCATATAATACATTCGCTGATACAGTCACCATTGGTACACTTTCTAGATTTGATGGGACCTCGAGTCAGTAA
- a CDS encoding glycosyltransferase, which produces MEQLPYISILLAVRNEEENLGNCLDALLALNYPKEKLEILVGNDASEDDTVAIAEKYSQQYDFIRLYSIEEKLGGAEGKANVLAQLAHFSKGEFLFFTDADMEVPVGWIRDMLKGFDAADVGVVTGVSYVEGNGLWNTWQAMEWLYALSLVKVMAILKQPVTAMGNNMAVRRAAYEATGGYEQIPFSVAEDFALFWSMRKVGWDFRQLFTVGVLSRTQPVKTLLDWLKQRKRWMQGAMMLPWYWQLALVLHSCLLPVLLFFLFISPQWILLLSFSLISIRSFWIGSVLHFLRIKKGLWSVFYFEPTYTILYSLLLIYYLLPVNVEWKGREYQ; this is translated from the coding sequence TTGGAGCAGCTACCTTACATAAGTATTCTTTTAGCCGTAAGAAATGAGGAAGAGAATCTAGGCAATTGTCTTGATGCATTATTAGCACTGAATTACCCTAAAGAGAAATTGGAAATTCTTGTAGGGAACGACGCTTCAGAAGATGACACAGTTGCAATTGCAGAAAAGTACAGCCAACAATACGACTTTATCAGGCTTTATAGTATTGAGGAAAAGCTTGGGGGGGCAGAAGGGAAAGCCAATGTTTTGGCACAGTTAGCCCATTTCAGCAAAGGAGAGTTTCTGTTTTTTACTGATGCAGATATGGAGGTGCCTGTAGGTTGGATTAGGGATATGTTGAAGGGGTTTGATGCTGCTGATGTAGGAGTTGTAACAGGGGTCAGTTATGTGGAAGGGAATGGGCTTTGGAATACTTGGCAGGCAATGGAGTGGTTGTATGCCTTGTCATTGGTAAAAGTGATGGCGATACTGAAGCAACCCGTTACTGCAATGGGAAACAATATGGCTGTTCGGAGAGCAGCTTACGAAGCAACTGGTGGGTATGAGCAAATACCATTTTCTGTAGCAGAAGACTTTGCCTTGTTTTGGTCAATGAGAAAGGTTGGGTGGGACTTTCGACAACTGTTTACAGTAGGGGTACTCTCCCGAACACAACCAGTTAAAACACTCTTGGATTGGCTAAAGCAACGTAAAAGGTGGATGCAAGGAGCGATGATGTTGCCTTGGTATTGGCAACTTGCCCTGGTTTTACACTCTTGTTTGCTTCCAGTTCTTTTGTTTTTCCTGTTTATTAGTCCTCAATGGATACTTCTGCTAAGTTTCTCCTTAATAAGTATAAGAAGTTTTTGGATAGGGTCTGTTTTACACTTTTTAAGGATTAAAAAAGGTTTGTGGTCAGTATTTTATTTTGAGCCAACCTATACCATTTTGTACTCGCTATTGCTCATCTATTACTTATTACCTGTTAATGTTGAGTGGAAAGGACGTGAATATCAATGA
- a CDS encoding ABC transporter ATP-binding protein, with product MTNILELQNLSKHYHSNDHQLTVLNNISFGIEEGETCSIVGPSGSGKTTLLGLCAGLDSASTGKVWLNRMCLNDMSEDERAAVRGEHVGFIFQNFQLLPTLTALENVMVPMELRKEQNIRSRAMELLERVGLEDRFSHYPTQLSGGEQQRIALARAFSNTPRILFADEPTGNLDEATGEKVENLLFELNKEQGTTLVLVTHDLELAKKTQRIIRIKGGELVSDEKSVNVNY from the coding sequence ATGACAAACATTCTCGAACTGCAAAACCTATCGAAACATTATCACAGTAATGACCATCAGCTTACTGTACTTAACAATATTTCTTTCGGTATTGAAGAAGGAGAGACCTGTTCTATTGTAGGTCCTTCCGGAAGTGGAAAAACGACATTGCTAGGACTTTGTGCAGGTTTAGATAGTGCCTCTACAGGTAAGGTTTGGCTTAATAGAATGTGTCTTAACGACATGAGTGAAGATGAAAGAGCCGCTGTAAGAGGAGAACATGTAGGCTTTATCTTCCAGAATTTCCAATTACTACCTACTCTAACAGCTCTTGAAAACGTCATGGTACCTATGGAATTAAGAAAAGAGCAGAATATACGCTCTAGAGCCATGGAACTTTTGGAGCGAGTAGGCTTAGAAGATCGATTTAGCCATTACCCTACACAGCTCTCTGGAGGAGAACAACAACGTATTGCACTAGCAAGGGCTTTTTCCAATACACCACGAATCCTGTTTGCAGATGAGCCTACTGGCAATCTGGATGAAGCAACTGGAGAAAAAGTGGAAAACTTGCTTTTTGAGCTTAATAAGGAGCAAGGCACTACATTGGTATTGGTTACTCATGACCTTGAGCTAGCCAAAAAGACACAACGTATCATTCGGATAAAAGGTGGAGAATTAGTTTCTGATGAGAAAAGTGTGAATGTTAATTACTAA
- a CDS encoding SGNH/GDSL hydrolase family protein produces the protein MQKVTPGQILTLLLYVTMMSGIILTMSPGELKLTDEIALRVPTFKDVLPRQLLERNKERDTEVAYQEIDDTQDEVEPADSLWTEKGKGGNSKKKNTTNKKVQVSTKPGDIAIEYAKEDRKALDAFFAGLEAVVNEGEMIRVLHFGDSQLEGDRMTERLRRNMQNQFGGCGIGMVPITEIKNIRSTLTQDASSNWETYAVYGNEGKTPMHGDFGVFGKYFSFQKDSTQAMTEAFLEFGRTSYTRRQERRFEKMRLFFRNPDSTLKIHYKMNGIKSDTVDVAPEFGPQSLSLPISGELGEVELSFRTSGNPEFYGVSFDCNSGVSVDNIPFRGSSGTEFTKMHRNHLKEIVQNLNVRLLILQFGVNVVPQIRESYSFYERVFYRQLKYLQGLYPNASILVVGVSDMAHKDGTEMRSYTNIKEISAAQRKAAAKAGVAFWDLYKAMGGENSIIKWVDREPAWANKDYTHFTRRGANHVGDMLYNELMREYAKYKKRKNS, from the coding sequence ATGCAAAAGGTTACGCCAGGTCAAATATTGACATTGCTCCTGTATGTTACCATGATGTCGGGTATCATTCTGACTATGTCGCCAGGAGAGCTAAAACTAACAGATGAAATTGCCTTAAGAGTACCAACTTTTAAGGATGTATTGCCTCGACAACTATTGGAAAGGAACAAGGAGCGTGATACTGAAGTTGCTTATCAGGAAATTGACGATACACAAGATGAAGTAGAACCTGCCGATAGCCTTTGGACTGAGAAAGGTAAAGGTGGCAATAGTAAGAAGAAAAACACGACAAATAAGAAGGTACAAGTAAGTACTAAGCCAGGAGATATAGCTATTGAATATGCAAAAGAAGACCGAAAGGCTCTGGATGCTTTTTTTGCAGGATTGGAGGCAGTTGTAAATGAAGGGGAGATGATTCGGGTACTGCATTTTGGAGATTCCCAGTTGGAGGGAGACCGAATGACAGAACGCCTTCGTCGTAATATGCAAAATCAGTTTGGTGGCTGTGGTATCGGGATGGTGCCTATTACTGAAATAAAGAATATCCGTTCTACGCTTACCCAAGATGCTAGTAGTAATTGGGAGACATATGCGGTATATGGCAATGAGGGGAAAACACCAATGCATGGTGACTTTGGTGTATTTGGGAAGTATTTTTCTTTTCAGAAAGATTCGACCCAAGCAATGACAGAAGCATTCTTGGAGTTTGGCCGCACAAGTTATACACGTAGGCAGGAAAGACGTTTTGAGAAAATGAGACTTTTCTTCCGTAACCCTGATTCTACACTGAAGATTCATTATAAAATGAATGGAATCAAGTCTGATACGGTTGATGTCGCGCCTGAGTTTGGGCCACAATCACTGTCCTTACCAATTTCAGGGGAGTTAGGTGAGGTAGAGTTGAGCTTCCGTACATCTGGAAACCCTGAATTTTATGGGGTCTCGTTTGATTGCAATAGTGGGGTCTCTGTCGATAATATTCCTTTCAGGGGTAGTTCAGGAACGGAGTTTACCAAAATGCACCGTAATCACCTGAAAGAAATTGTTCAAAATCTGAATGTACGTCTGTTAATACTGCAGTTTGGTGTCAATGTTGTACCTCAAATTCGTGAGAGCTATTCTTTTTACGAACGTGTATTTTACAGGCAATTGAAATACTTGCAGGGGCTGTATCCTAATGCCTCTATTTTGGTAGTGGGCGTTTCAGATATGGCGCATAAGGATGGTACTGAGATGCGTTCATACACCAATATCAAGGAGATTAGTGCAGCACAGCGTAAAGCAGCCGCAAAGGCAGGTGTTGCATTCTGGGATTTGTATAAAGCCATGGGTGGGGAAAATTCCATTATCAAGTGGGTAGACAGAGAGCCAGCTTGGGCAAACAAAGATTATACACACTTTACCAGACGAGGTGCCAACCATGTGGGGGATATGCTTTACAATGAACTGATGCGTGAATATGCAAAGTATAAGAAGCGTAAAAACAGCTAG
- a CDS encoding GAF domain-containing protein has product MAEDLIIPESASKAEKYEAVLPQIKALITYENDLTANLANVSAALKTTFDFFWVGFYISNGNELVLGPFQGPVACTRIKFDKGVCGAAYSQQSTLLVDDVDKFPGHIACSSASKSEIVVPIIKDGEVKMVLDVDSMSLADFDKTDQKYLEQVADMLAEKF; this is encoded by the coding sequence ATGGCAGAAGACCTGATTATACCTGAAAGTGCCTCAAAGGCTGAAAAATATGAAGCTGTGCTACCTCAAATCAAGGCACTTATCACTTACGAAAATGACTTGACAGCCAATCTGGCAAATGTATCAGCAGCACTGAAAACTACTTTTGATTTCTTTTGGGTAGGCTTTTATATTTCCAATGGTAATGAACTGGTATTGGGACCATTCCAAGGTCCGGTAGCCTGTACACGTATCAAGTTTGACAAAGGGGTATGTGGAGCAGCCTATTCACAACAATCTACACTCCTTGTGGACGATGTTGACAAGTTTCCAGGACACATTGCCTGTAGCTCAGCATCCAAGTCAGAAATTGTAGTTCCCATCATAAAGGATGGAGAAGTGAAAATGGTATTGGACGTTGACAGCATGTCTCTGGCTGACTTTGACAAAACTGACCAAAAATATTTGGAGCAAGTTGCCGACATGCTTGCTGAAAAGTTTTAA
- a CDS encoding AP2/ERF family transcription factor → MLYKVKLKNADKHVIISDEAYEFIENNEYYKEIKLLENLRMHSSGYVFYQRNYPTKDGYKNVTIYLHKMIAEKFIEKPDSAKRLFVRIKNGNALDCRVKNLEWATMSELRRNQKNFNNKTGYRGVVQVSKNTYRAVLYTSTDRYDLGLFPTAEEAAHAYNMKSEELFGKTKSLNKIDEHEEHETLKPKKAAMPNKA, encoded by the coding sequence ATGCTTTACAAAGTAAAGTTGAAAAACGCAGACAAACATGTCATCATCTCAGATGAAGCTTATGAATTCATCGAGAACAATGAATACTATAAAGAAATCAAGTTACTGGAGAACCTCCGTATGCACTCTAGTGGGTATGTATTTTATCAGCGTAACTATCCTACCAAAGATGGTTACAAGAACGTTACGATCTACCTGCATAAGATGATTGCTGAGAAGTTTATCGAAAAACCTGATTCTGCAAAACGTCTATTTGTAAGAATCAAAAACGGAAACGCACTCGACTGCCGTGTCAAAAACCTTGAATGGGCTACTATGTCGGAGTTGAGACGTAACCAGAAAAACTTCAACAACAAGACTGGCTACAGAGGTGTGGTACAAGTAAGCAAGAATACTTATAGGGCTGTACTTTACACAAGTACTGACCGCTATGACCTGGGACTTTTCCCTACAGCTGAAGAAGCTGCTCACGCTTACAATATGAAATCTGAGGAGCTGTTTGGAAAAACAAAGAGCTTAAACAAGATTGATGAGCACGAGGAGCATGAAACCTTGAAGCCAAAGAAAGCGGCTATGCCCAATAAGGCGTAA
- a CDS encoding SGNH/GDSL hydrolase family protein: MKNIYKAFLGASVLLAVSACEPEVDEIEIKNGTNPVTQKEIDYSTFAAIGNSLTAGYGDGAWSKSGLENSYPSLIAAQLKDAGLGAEVFNQATEGLTESGVNADGSGKIVIKGFVGASPVFLPIGDGKKMSDLASIGGEGKFFHNMGVPGMKAVHLQIPGFSQANPLFYFASSQTTSVAADLAKVNPSFVTVWIGNNDLLGYATAGADVTKDQMSEPTDIETAIKGTLDGLTNLTGGAIANIPDVMAMPLFNIAPSAGLAQHESQVFDATAADNANSALKTKIKANIKVEGAQQIALAKTQAEAGVTAVLLATIKGAGLPVEELSMTDNVILGAVTQVVNELKAATIAAVEAEAGGPTIDQVFDSGSNGKLTVAKTVVIVMTVSELMEQNSSLTQEQATALAKEMMASETDEYELQAAAQELVNGWGALGVNTWSNINTWIQYTIASEATDAYQEFITTVLIGGGATAEEAEQYLATVDILNGEETDWAVEVEKFLAKTLWRNVIIQAVKGAAMQVGIDATSAEAVGNQALATLEKETPYFVPAEILESNFEEAMAEFQFSLYQQMDNFPVFTVGNNPFLIEDETVQPLGIRFATEEDRIPLTTFLTIQTLQATDPAKATELASLLTDEYVVTKAEIKEINEMREAYNEVIKNIADEYGLALVDAEGIFANKIIPGFTESGVAYSADFVTGNFFSLDGVHMTQRGYAIVANEFIDAINKKYKASIPKVSNLNDYPTVTLDHLESAQQ; the protein is encoded by the coding sequence ATGAAAAATATATATAAAGCATTTTTAGGAGCGAGTGTATTGCTTGCTGTATCTGCTTGTGAACCTGAGGTTGACGAGATTGAAATCAAGAACGGAACCAACCCTGTTACGCAAAAAGAAATTGACTATTCAACATTTGCTGCTATTGGTAACTCTCTTACAGCAGGATATGGTGATGGTGCATGGTCTAAGTCAGGGTTAGAAAACTCTTATCCATCGCTGATCGCAGCTCAGCTAAAAGATGCTGGTTTAGGTGCTGAGGTGTTTAATCAGGCAACTGAAGGCTTGACAGAGTCAGGTGTAAATGCTGATGGTAGCGGTAAAATTGTAATCAAAGGTTTTGTAGGGGCATCTCCAGTATTTTTGCCAATTGGTGATGGTAAAAAGATGTCTGACTTAGCCTCAATAGGTGGAGAAGGTAAGTTTTTCCATAATATGGGTGTGCCGGGTATGAAGGCCGTACACTTGCAAATACCAGGCTTTAGTCAGGCTAATCCGTTATTCTATTTTGCATCATCACAAACTACATCTGTAGCTGCGGATTTGGCAAAAGTAAACCCAAGTTTTGTAACTGTCTGGATTGGTAACAATGACTTACTGGGATATGCAACTGCTGGAGCAGATGTTACAAAAGACCAAATGTCAGAGCCTACTGATATCGAAACTGCGATTAAAGGGACTTTGGATGGATTGACAAACCTTACAGGTGGTGCCATTGCCAATATTCCTGATGTAATGGCTATGCCACTCTTTAATATAGCACCTTCAGCAGGGTTAGCACAGCACGAATCTCAAGTGTTCGATGCGACAGCAGCAGATAATGCAAATAGCGCTCTGAAAACTAAAATCAAAGCCAATATTAAAGTAGAAGGAGCTCAACAGATAGCATTAGCGAAAACCCAAGCTGAAGCAGGCGTAACAGCAGTACTTTTGGCGACGATCAAAGGTGCAGGATTGCCTGTAGAAGAGCTTTCTATGACAGATAATGTTATCTTGGGAGCTGTAACACAAGTAGTAAATGAACTAAAAGCTGCTACAATTGCAGCAGTGGAAGCTGAAGCTGGAGGTCCGACAATTGATCAAGTATTTGATAGTGGGAGTAATGGTAAACTGACAGTGGCAAAAACAGTAGTTATTGTTATGACAGTTTCTGAACTCATGGAACAAAACTCAAGTCTGACGCAAGAGCAGGCAACAGCCCTAGCTAAGGAAATGATGGCATCTGAAACAGATGAGTATGAGTTACAGGCAGCCGCTCAAGAATTGGTTAATGGATGGGGTGCATTGGGTGTTAATACATGGTCTAATATCAATACATGGATTCAATACACTATTGCATCTGAAGCAACTGATGCTTACCAAGAGTTTATCACAACAGTGCTGATTGGTGGCGGTGCTACAGCTGAAGAGGCAGAACAGTATCTTGCAACTGTAGATATTCTTAATGGAGAAGAAACAGACTGGGCAGTTGAAGTAGAAAAATTCCTAGCAAAGACACTATGGCGAAATGTAATTATTCAAGCTGTAAAAGGAGCCGCTATGCAGGTAGGAATTGATGCAACTAGTGCTGAAGCAGTAGGAAACCAGGCTTTAGCTACACTGGAGAAAGAAACACCCTATTTTGTACCTGCAGAAATCCTTGAGTCAAACTTTGAAGAAGCAATGGCAGAGTTTCAGTTTAGCCTGTATCAGCAAATGGATAACTTCCCTGTATTTACAGTAGGAAATAACCCATTCCTGATTGAGGATGAAACTGTACAGCCATTGGGAATTAGGTTTGCGACAGAAGAGGATAGAATTCCGTTGACAACATTCCTGACAATCCAGACACTTCAGGCTACTGATCCTGCTAAAGCTACTGAGTTGGCATCACTTCTGACTGACGAGTATGTGGTAACCAAAGCAGAAATTAAGGAGATCAATGAAATGCGTGAAGCGTACAACGAGGTTATCAAAAACATTGCAGACGAATATGGTCTAGCGTTAGTTGATGCAGAGGGCATCTTTGCTAATAAGATCATTCCAGGTTTCACAGAGAGTGGAGTGGCTTATTCGGCTGATTTTGTAACAGGTAACTTCTTTAGCCTTGATGGTGTGCATATGACTCAGAGAGGATATGCGATTGTCGCAAATGAGTTTATTGATGCAATCAATAAAAAATATAAGGCTTCAATTCCTAAGGTATCTAACTTGAATGATTATCCGACTGTAACGTTGGATCATTTAGAATCTGCTCAGCAGTAA